A window of Sporocytophaga myxococcoides contains these coding sequences:
- a CDS encoding erythromycin esterase family protein yields MKPTATSKKISSSEPVTIHSPLSSAADLDPLIQLIGDSKYVLLGEASHGTHEYYIWRTAISKRLIEEKGFSFIAVEGDWPDCYQVNRFVKSYPDAPVKVTDLLKKFNRWPTWMWSNWEIAALAEWLKNHNLHLEDHHKAGFYGLDVYSLYESLDNMLKYLSTEDPEAAEYVKSAIHCFEPFHGDDHKHPGNISKICKEKVKALLLQIKSKLPGYDKDREAPLNTEQNAYVALNAEKYYSDMLSFGSNSWNIRDMHMADTLERLMKFHGKNAKAIIWEHNTHIGDARATDMKDDGLLNIGQILREKHQSDGVVLVGLGSYKGTVVAGPKWGAPMKIMEVPEAREDSIEAMLHNESATNRLIISEKQKGVYRKSIPHRAIGVVYNPEREHWGNYVPSIMAERYDAFLFFDETKALHPIHTAPDKSETPETYPFGM; encoded by the coding sequence ATGAAACCTACCGCTACTTCAAAAAAAATCTCAAGCAGTGAACCTGTTACAATTCATAGTCCCTTGTCTTCGGCAGCAGATCTGGATCCTTTAATTCAATTGATCGGTGATTCAAAGTACGTTCTGCTTGGGGAAGCATCCCATGGGACACATGAGTATTATATATGGAGGACTGCAATAAGCAAAAGGCTTATAGAGGAAAAAGGTTTTTCTTTTATTGCCGTTGAAGGAGATTGGCCAGATTGCTACCAAGTCAACAGATTTGTGAAAAGCTATCCAGATGCTCCGGTTAAGGTTACTGACTTATTAAAGAAATTTAACCGTTGGCCAACCTGGATGTGGTCTAACTGGGAAATTGCAGCCCTCGCAGAATGGCTTAAAAATCATAATCTTCATTTGGAAGACCATCATAAAGCAGGATTCTATGGACTTGATGTTTACAGTCTATACGAATCTCTTGACAATATGCTCAAATACCTGTCAACAGAAGATCCTGAAGCGGCAGAATATGTAAAATCAGCCATTCATTGCTTTGAACCATTTCATGGAGATGATCACAAGCATCCGGGAAACATTTCAAAAATTTGCAAAGAAAAAGTAAAAGCACTATTACTTCAGATAAAATCCAAATTGCCAGGTTACGACAAAGACCGAGAGGCTCCTTTAAATACGGAACAGAACGCATATGTAGCCCTCAATGCGGAAAAGTATTATAGTGATATGCTTTCGTTTGGTTCCAACTCCTGGAACATCCGGGATATGCATATGGCCGATACCTTAGAGCGTTTAATGAAATTTCATGGAAAAAATGCAAAGGCTATCATTTGGGAACACAATACTCACATAGGAGATGCCCGTGCAACAGATATGAAGGATGATGGATTACTAAATATCGGACAAATTTTGCGGGAAAAACATCAATCTGATGGAGTTGTATTGGTTGGTTTAGGATCATACAAAGGGACAGTTGTTGCAGGGCCTAAATGGGGCGCCCCAATGAAGATCATGGAAGTGCCGGAAGCCAGGGAAGATAGCATTGAAGCAATGCTCCATAATGAATCTGCCACCAATCGATTAATTATTTCGGAAAAGCAAAAAGGAGTTTATAGAAAATCCATTCCACACAGAGCCATTGGCGTTGTTTACAATCCTGAGAGAGAGCATTGGGGGAATTATGTCCCCTCAATAATGGCAGAAAGGTATGATGCTTTTTTGTTCTTTGATGAAACAAAAGCACTACATCCAATTCACACAGCTCCAGATAAATCTGAAACTCCGGAGACTTATCCCTTCGGAATGTAG
- a CDS encoding peroxiredoxin, whose amino-acid sequence MKNYILSVGSAFPEFRKKTVVSLEKGKEFSEFSSEDYKTNNQWLVMFWWPKDFTFVCPTEIAEFNKRAQDFADRDAILIGASTDSEFVHHAWRNNHNDLKDLKFPMLADTNRSLAEELGILEAEEKVAYRATYIVDPTGIVRWVSLNDLSVGRNVNEVLRVLDALQTDELCPCNWTKGEATLAV is encoded by the coding sequence ATGAAAAACTATATTTTGTCAGTAGGTTCAGCATTTCCGGAATTCAGAAAAAAGACCGTGGTTTCACTGGAAAAAGGTAAAGAATTTTCAGAGTTCAGTTCTGAGGATTATAAAACCAATAATCAATGGTTAGTAATGTTCTGGTGGCCCAAAGATTTCACCTTTGTTTGTCCTACCGAAATAGCTGAATTCAATAAGAGAGCTCAGGATTTTGCAGATCGGGATGCAATACTTATTGGGGCTTCAACTGATTCAGAATTTGTTCACCATGCCTGGAGAAACAATCATAACGACTTAAAAGATCTAAAATTTCCAATGCTTGCAGATACTAACAGATCACTTGCAGAAGAATTGGGAATATTGGAAGCAGAAGAAAAAGTGGCCTACAGGGCAACATATATTGTAGATCCAACTGGCATTGTTAGATGGGTAAGTCTTAATGACCTTAGCGTAGGGAGAAATGTAAATGAGGTATTAAGAGTGCTTGATGCATTGCAAACAGATGAACTTTGTCCTTGCAACTGGACCAAAGGAGAAGCAACTTTAGCAGTTTAA
- the rplT gene encoding 50S ribosomal protein L20, which produces MPRSVPSVASRERRKKVLKAAKGYFGRRKNVHTVAKNAVEKGLVYAYIGRKQKKRHFRSLWIMRINAAAREQGLSYSKFMGKLNASGSKINRKVLADLALNDPAAFKAILQKVK; this is translated from the coding sequence ATGCCAAGGTCGGTACCATCGGTTGCTTCCCGCGAAAGAAGAAAAAAAGTATTAAAAGCTGCGAAAGGTTATTTCGGCAGAAGAAAAAACGTTCACACTGTAGCAAAAAACGCAGTTGAAAAAGGTCTTGTTTATGCTTATATCGGCAGAAAACAGAAGAAAAGACATTTCAGAAGTCTTTGGATTATGAGAATAAATGCAGCTGCAAGAGAGCAGGGGCTTTCTTACTCAAAATTCATGGGTAAACTGAATGCTTCAGGATCTAAAATCAATAGAAAGGTTCTTGCTGATTTGGCATTGAACGATCCTGCTGCTTTTAAAGCAATTCTTCAAAAAGTTAAGTAA
- the thrS gene encoding threonine--tRNA ligase encodes MIKITLPDGSVREFPEGATSMDVALSISEGLARNVLAAKVNGEVWDANRPIKNDATLQLLTWNDTEGKSTFWHSSAHLMAEALEALYPGTKFGIGPSIENGFYYDVDFGGKEFSQEDFKKIEDKMLELSKSKSEYVRKNISKKDAIEYFTKKGDEYKLDLLEGLSDGSITFYSQGNFVDLCRGPHIPNTGFIKAVKLLNVAGAYWRGDEKNKQLTRIYAITFPKQKELTEYLEFLEEAKRRDHRKLGKELELFAFSEKVGQGLPLWLPKGATLRDRLENFLKKAQIRSGYLPVVTPHIGSKELYLTSGHYEKYGADSFQPIKTPHEGEEFLLKPMNCPHHIEIYRTKPRSYKDLPIRLAEFGTVYRYEQSGELHGLTRVRGFTQDDAHIFCRPDQVKDEFKKVIDLVLYVFNALGFKNYTAQISLRDPENKSKYIGEDAQWDLAEAAIKEAAAEKGLNTVTELGEAAFYGPKLDFMVKDALGRQWQLGTIQVDYQLPERFKLEYIGSDNQKHRPVMIHRAPFGSMERFVAVLIEHCAGNFPLWLSPDQIAVLPISEKYADYASQIFSELEENDIRGFIDHRDEKIGRKIRDAEVKKIPFMLIMGEKEQEEGKIAVRKHGQGDLGTFSLSEFIDIFKKEVALELNKK; translated from the coding sequence ATGATCAAAATTACATTACCCGACGGATCGGTTAGAGAATTTCCGGAAGGGGCAACTTCAATGGATGTAGCCCTAAGTATTAGCGAAGGTCTTGCAAGAAATGTCCTTGCCGCCAAAGTAAATGGAGAAGTATGGGATGCTAATCGTCCTATAAAGAACGATGCCACATTACAATTGCTAACCTGGAATGATACGGAAGGTAAATCAACGTTCTGGCATTCTTCTGCCCACCTAATGGCTGAAGCGCTGGAAGCTTTATATCCTGGAACAAAATTCGGAATAGGTCCCTCTATAGAAAATGGGTTCTATTATGATGTCGATTTTGGAGGGAAAGAATTTTCCCAGGAAGATTTCAAAAAGATTGAAGACAAAATGCTAGAGCTCTCAAAGAGCAAAAGCGAATATGTTCGTAAAAATATTTCCAAAAAGGATGCAATAGAGTATTTCACTAAAAAGGGAGATGAATATAAGCTTGATTTGTTGGAAGGGCTTTCTGACGGATCAATAACATTCTATTCTCAGGGAAATTTCGTTGACCTTTGTCGTGGACCTCATATTCCCAATACAGGTTTCATCAAAGCGGTAAAATTATTAAATGTTGCTGGGGCATACTGGAGGGGAGATGAGAAAAATAAGCAACTTACCAGAATTTACGCAATAACTTTCCCGAAGCAGAAAGAACTTACAGAATATCTTGAGTTTCTTGAAGAGGCTAAAAGAAGAGACCATAGGAAACTCGGAAAAGAACTGGAACTTTTTGCTTTTAGCGAAAAGGTAGGACAAGGGCTTCCTCTATGGTTGCCTAAAGGTGCTACTTTAAGAGATAGACTAGAAAACTTTCTGAAAAAAGCTCAGATCCGATCAGGATATCTCCCTGTCGTAACTCCTCATATTGGAAGTAAAGAATTATATCTGACTTCTGGGCACTACGAGAAATATGGAGCTGATTCTTTTCAGCCAATAAAAACACCTCATGAAGGAGAGGAGTTTTTGCTGAAACCTATGAATTGCCCTCATCATATAGAAATATACAGGACAAAACCGAGATCATATAAAGACTTACCTATTCGTCTTGCAGAATTTGGCACTGTATACAGATATGAGCAAAGTGGTGAACTTCATGGTTTGACCAGAGTGAGAGGATTTACTCAGGATGATGCACATATTTTCTGTCGGCCAGACCAGGTAAAAGATGAATTTAAAAAGGTAATAGACCTTGTATTATATGTATTTAATGCCTTAGGATTTAAAAACTATACAGCTCAGATTTCTCTTCGTGATCCTGAAAATAAATCTAAATACATAGGCGAAGATGCTCAATGGGATTTGGCAGAAGCAGCTATCAAGGAAGCAGCAGCAGAGAAGGGACTAAATACAGTTACCGAATTAGGTGAAGCAGCTTTTTATGGTCCAAAACTGGATTTTATGGTTAAAGATGCACTGGGAAGACAGTGGCAACTTGGAACAATTCAGGTAGATTACCAGTTACCGGAAAGGTTTAAGTTGGAATATATCGGGTCTGATAACCAGAAACACAGGCCAGTAATGATTCACAGAGCTCCATTTGGATCTATGGAAAGATTCGTAGCTGTATTGATTGAACATTGTGCTGGGAATTTCCCTTTATGGTTGTCTCCTGATCAGATTGCTGTATTACCAATTTCAGAAAAATACGCTGATTATGCCTCTCAAATTTTTTCAGAGTTGGAGGAAAATGATATAAGAGGTTTTATTGATCATAGAGATGAAAAAATTGGAAGGAAAATTCGAGATGCGGAAGTGAAAAAAATTCCATTTATGTTGATTATGGGTGAAAAAGAACAGGAAGAAGGGAAAATAGCAGTAAGGAAACATGGACAGGGAGATCTTGGAACTTTCTCATTGTCAGAGTTTATTGATATTTTTAAGAAAGAGGTTGCTTTAGAGCTCAATAAAAAATAA
- a CDS encoding heavy-metal-associated domain-containing protein — MIVLFWRCQSNDQQEASEFYVRANCEMCEERIEATANRLAGVESADFNLESHQLTVTYDTAKISELEIHKAIASVGHGTKLVPMSSTAHDKLPGCCKEIE, encoded by the coding sequence TTGATAGTTTTATTTTGGCGGTGTCAGTCTAATGATCAGCAAGAAGCTTCCGAATTTTATGTAAGGGCAAATTGCGAAATGTGTGAAGAAAGGATTGAAGCTACCGCAAATAGACTGGCAGGAGTTGAAAGTGCTGATTTTAATCTTGAAAGCCATCAACTAACCGTTACTTATGATACGGCTAAGATTTCCGAATTAGAAATTCATAAAGCTATAGCTAGTGTGGGGCATGGAACTAAGCTTGTTCCTATGAGTTCAACAGCTCATGATAAACTTCCAGGTTGTTGCAAAGAGATTGAATAA
- the infC gene encoding translation initiation factor IF-3 yields MALQRGPRDRGPRQKEEPYNINEKIRAVKVRVVGENIEQGIYPIQEAIQIAKGVGLDLVEISPNADPPVCKVTDYSKFKYEQKKKQKELKAKTHKVVVKEIRFGPNTDDHDFEFKLKHALNFLKEGSKVKAYVHFVGRTIVYKERGEHLLLKFANALEEVGKVEDMPKLEGKRMIIMLTPKLKK; encoded by the coding sequence ATGGCATTACAAAGAGGTCCGAGAGATAGGGGTCCGAGACAAAAAGAAGAGCCCTATAACATCAATGAGAAAATTCGCGCTGTTAAGGTACGTGTAGTTGGTGAGAATATAGAACAAGGGATTTATCCCATTCAGGAGGCGATTCAAATTGCAAAAGGTGTTGGGTTAGATCTGGTGGAAATATCTCCAAATGCAGATCCTCCGGTTTGTAAAGTCACAGATTACTCCAAATTTAAATACGAGCAGAAGAAAAAGCAAAAAGAGCTTAAAGCTAAAACTCATAAAGTTGTAGTAAAAGAAATCAGATTTGGTCCTAACACAGATGATCATGATTTTGAATTTAAGTTGAAACATGCTCTAAACTTTCTGAAAGAAGGTTCAAAGGTGAAGGCTTATGTGCATTTTGTAGGTAGAACAATTGTCTACAAAGAAAGAGGAGAACATTTGCTTTTGAAGTTTGCCAATGCACTGGAAGAAGTTGGAAAAGTAGAGGATATGCCAAAACTTGAAGGGAAGAGAATGATTATCATGCTTACTCCGAAGTTGAAAAAATAA
- a CDS encoding SanA/YdcF family protein: MVKKIFKIGAISFLLSVLIIFLCNLWVVHSTEQQVYYDVNQVPAKNIALVLGTSKYFRTGKPNLFFHNRIEAARKLYQKGKAKFFILSGDNSLTYYNEPQDMKNALVKAGIPDSVIQLDYAGFRTFDSVVRSKKVFDQTSVIIITQEFHIYRALFISNYYGMNSVGFVAEKVEMKHSFYTKTREYLARCKAVIDLYILKKKPKYLGQKIQIKI, translated from the coding sequence TATGTAACCTTTGGGTGGTACATTCCACAGAACAGCAGGTTTATTATGATGTAAACCAGGTTCCTGCTAAAAATATCGCATTGGTACTAGGTACCAGCAAGTACTTCAGAACAGGGAAGCCTAACCTTTTTTTTCATAATCGGATAGAAGCAGCCAGGAAGTTATATCAAAAGGGGAAGGCGAAGTTTTTTATTCTAAGCGGAGACAATTCTCTGACTTATTACAATGAACCCCAGGATATGAAAAATGCATTGGTTAAAGCTGGTATTCCTGATTCAGTAATTCAGCTTGATTATGCAGGATTCAGGACTTTTGATTCGGTAGTACGGTCCAAAAAAGTATTTGATCAAACTTCAGTGATTATCATTACTCAGGAATTTCATATTTATAGAGCTTTGTTTATCAGTAATTATTATGGGATGAATTCAGTAGGTTTCGTAGCTGAAAAAGTCGAGATGAAACATTCATTTTATACAAAGACGAGAGAGTACCTTGCGAGATGTAAAGCAGTCATTGATCTTTACATTTTGAAAAAGAAGCCGAAATATCTGGGGCAAAAAATTCAGATTAAAATTTAA
- a CDS encoding response regulator: MGLNSILLVDDDNITNFINKRLISKHLENPKIEVALNGEEGIDYIKDNCNSEDKTCPELILLDINMPVMDGIEFLSIFNKMDFNNKENVKVAILTTSSNQKDVDKVKNLGDFEYINKPLTEAKLKNLLSKNID; the protein is encoded by the coding sequence ATGGGCTTAAATTCAATTCTTTTAGTAGATGATGATAATATCACTAATTTCATTAACAAAAGGCTTATTTCAAAACATTTGGAAAATCCCAAAATAGAAGTAGCCCTTAATGGTGAAGAAGGTATTGATTATATCAAGGATAATTGCAATTCTGAAGACAAAACTTGTCCTGAACTTATCCTTTTGGATATAAATATGCCTGTCATGGATGGCATCGAGTTCCTTTCCATTTTCAATAAAATGGATTTTAATAACAAGGAAAATGTCAAAGTTGCAATATTAACGACTTCTTCTAACCAAAAAGATGTGGATAAAGTAAAAAACCTGGGTGATTTTGAATACATTAATAAACCTCTCACAGAAGCTAAGCTTAAGAATCTACTTTCAAAAAATATTGATTAA
- a CDS encoding DUF5686 and carboxypeptidase-like regulatory domain-containing protein codes for MQIFCGLTANAQEITVKGKVTDSETGEGIPFANVVERKSNQATLTDFEGYYSLKVNQGADSITVLFIGYLPKSKAINKNLSNQVLDFQISPEVKNLEEVTVVAGENPAFRILRKVIDNKDKNDYRRLDAYEYESYSKIELSIDNITEKFRKRKIMSKLVQVFDSLKIIAGDEGKPILPVFMSESVSKFYHRTSPDKTSEHIIATNVKGVGVDDGTLVSQLIGSTFQQYNFYKNRLGILNKDFISPISDGWNSSYNYWLVDSAFMDGKWCYKLEFKPKRAQDLAFNGFMWIADTTFALKQIDVTVNRDANLNYIDKIKIQQELAPTEAGPWLPVKSRILIDIDEVGETSPGMLAKFYTSNKKIEINKPKPLKFYDSLLEVEEDAQQKGQEYWQQNRHDSLTATEQNVYNMIDSVNNVPVVKTYVEIVNIFINGYKKVGKIDVGPYLMAYANNNIEGNRFRLGFRTNIDFSKKWVFKGYLAYGTKDSYGLNGFKYSAGASYIFSRKPWTVATIERKADIEQLGVATENITSNALFLAFTRWGTLRGPYWSEQNTFSFQSEIKKDFTPKIQLRTRYLNPIFPFAYYSSLKNGDSTLKSTIQTTELTLETRITKDEIFVQNDNERISLGTKKWPVLTIGVTQGIKGFLGGDFNYTRLNLHVNDMIQLGILGRGYYDIFAGKIFSKVPYPLLNIPLGNQTIFFTNFAYNQMNYFEFINDSYAGIKYRQYFEGLFFNRVPLLKKLKWRFVGSANVLFGGISKANKELIAKETSAGEETPQFNYLGAKPYVEVGYGIENIFKIFRVDFVHRLTYLNQPDVRKFGVKVSVQFVL; via the coding sequence ATGCAGATTTTCTGTGGGCTGACCGCAAATGCCCAGGAGATCACGGTAAAGGGTAAAGTAACAGACTCGGAAACCGGAGAGGGAATTCCCTTTGCCAATGTAGTAGAGCGTAAATCTAACCAGGCTACACTTACTGATTTTGAGGGTTATTACTCATTGAAAGTCAATCAGGGGGCAGATTCTATTACGGTCTTATTTATAGGTTATCTACCAAAATCCAAAGCAATAAATAAGAATCTGTCAAATCAGGTCCTGGATTTTCAGATTTCACCCGAAGTGAAAAATCTGGAAGAAGTAACTGTAGTTGCCGGTGAAAACCCTGCCTTTAGAATTCTTCGAAAGGTAATTGATAATAAAGATAAAAACGATTATAGAAGACTAGATGCTTATGAATATGAAAGCTACAGTAAGATAGAACTCAGTATTGATAATATCACGGAGAAATTCAGAAAGCGTAAAATTATGTCAAAGTTGGTTCAGGTTTTTGATAGCTTGAAAATAATAGCTGGAGATGAGGGTAAACCAATTCTGCCCGTATTCATGTCTGAATCAGTCTCTAAATTTTATCACAGAACCAGTCCGGATAAAACTTCAGAACATATTATAGCTACCAATGTAAAAGGCGTAGGAGTTGATGATGGAACCCTCGTTTCTCAGCTTATCGGATCTACATTTCAACAATATAATTTTTATAAAAACCGTCTGGGTATTTTGAACAAAGATTTCATTTCACCGATAAGTGATGGGTGGAACAGTTCATACAATTATTGGTTGGTTGACAGTGCCTTTATGGATGGAAAATGGTGCTATAAACTTGAGTTTAAACCTAAAAGGGCTCAGGATCTGGCATTCAATGGATTTATGTGGATTGCTGATACTACTTTTGCATTAAAACAGATTGATGTTACGGTTAATCGGGATGCCAATCTCAATTATATTGATAAAATAAAGATCCAGCAGGAATTAGCTCCAACAGAAGCTGGCCCATGGCTACCTGTAAAATCCCGTATTCTAATAGATATAGATGAAGTAGGTGAAACTTCTCCTGGGATGCTTGCAAAGTTTTATACTTCCAATAAAAAGATTGAAATTAATAAACCAAAGCCTTTAAAGTTTTACGACTCATTATTGGAGGTAGAGGAAGATGCTCAGCAAAAAGGCCAGGAATACTGGCAGCAAAACAGACATGATTCTTTAACGGCGACTGAGCAGAATGTTTATAATATGATTGACTCGGTAAATAATGTGCCAGTAGTCAAAACTTATGTTGAAATTGTAAATATTTTTATAAATGGATATAAAAAAGTTGGCAAGATCGATGTAGGACCATATTTAATGGCCTATGCCAATAATAATATCGAAGGAAATCGCTTTAGACTTGGCTTCAGAACGAATATTGATTTTAGTAAAAAATGGGTATTTAAAGGCTACTTGGCTTATGGAACAAAAGATAGTTATGGATTAAACGGTTTTAAATATTCTGCTGGAGCTAGTTATATTTTCTCCAGAAAACCATGGACTGTTGCTACAATAGAACGAAAGGCTGATATAGAACAGTTGGGCGTTGCAACAGAGAATATAACTTCAAATGCATTATTTCTTGCCTTTACAAGATGGGGAACTCTCAGGGGACCTTATTGGAGTGAGCAAAATACTTTTTCTTTTCAAAGTGAGATTAAAAAGGATTTTACCCCTAAAATACAGCTTCGAACCAGATATCTCAATCCGATATTTCCTTTTGCCTATTACAGCAGTTTGAAAAATGGAGATTCTACATTAAAAAGTACTATTCAGACAACAGAATTGACATTGGAAACAAGGATCACTAAAGATGAAATCTTCGTGCAGAATGATAATGAGAGGATAAGTCTAGGAACAAAAAAATGGCCTGTCCTGACAATTGGTGTAACTCAGGGAATAAAAGGCTTTTTAGGTGGAGATTTCAACTATACAAGGCTTAATCTCCATGTTAATGATATGATTCAGCTAGGAATTCTAGGACGAGGATATTATGATATTTTTGCAGGGAAAATATTTTCCAAAGTTCCATATCCACTTTTGAACATTCCATTAGGAAACCAGACCATATTTTTTACAAATTTTGCATATAACCAAATGAACTATTTTGAGTTCATAAACGATTCCTATGCAGGGATCAAATATCGTCAGTACTTTGAGGGATTATTTTTCAACAGAGTTCCTTTGTTGAAAAAGCTTAAATGGAGATTTGTAGGTTCTGCCAATGTACTCTTCGGAGGAATAAGTAAGGCTAACAAGGAACTGATTGCAAAAGAAACTTCGGCAGGGGAGGAAACTCCTCAGTTTAACTACTTGGGAGCAAAACCTTATGTTGAAGTTGGATACGGAATAGAAAACATTTTCAAGATATTCCGGGTTGACTTCGTCCACAGACTCACTTACCTGAACCAACCTGATGTACGGAAATTCGGAGTCAAAGTATCTGTTCAATTTGTATTGTAA
- the rpmI gene encoding 50S ribosomal protein L35: MPKVKVKSGAKKRFKVTGTGKIKRKHAFKSHILTKKSTKRKRGLTHATLVSNADTNNVKAMLQL, encoded by the coding sequence ATGCCGAAAGTAAAAGTTAAATCTGGTGCAAAAAAGAGATTTAAGGTTACTGGAACTGGTAAAATTAAAAGAAAACACGCTTTTAAAAGCCACATCCTAACCAAAAAATCTACTAAAAGAAAAAGAGGGCTTACTCATGCTACTCTTGTAAGCAACGCTGATACTAACAACGTAAAAGCAATGCTTCAGCTATAA
- a CDS encoding tetratricopeptide repeat protein, with product MNARQDTIPPVVYNGSFEPQLTYLNSLIEDDPENPEYYFQRAKVFFDIHKYSDALKDINQAISLESNEELYYELLARIYQKMGKTSLALNSAHRAESYKNDDPELFLLLSRLYWELKDLGKAQQYLAKAKQLAPMHSEVFLLQGVFDSAKGDTTAAVKSFKVALAQDPENAKPFQELAKIYLARNKEDSAMYYVLEGRSINPNNPFFTYFEGVVLESKGLKTSSLRAFRKAIQMDSTFYPAYYRLGVDAFNSGSYTEAQNYFAPLTDKSEFSLNSNLYIAEILEKTGQGAKAVSYYENVKSEDTTNVKAKEALTRLYKLYPPVVRAPKIDSSAIKPGVKAPLTDTVKSGVKAPKVETKKDTAKVKKPKPIVPQDTTRIKKNIPPIRKTDSINNIAPERKDSLK from the coding sequence ATGAATGCTAGGCAGGATACAATTCCTCCTGTTGTATATAATGGTTCATTTGAACCTCAACTAACATATCTTAATAGTTTAATTGAAGATGATCCTGAAAATCCTGAATATTATTTTCAGAGGGCTAAGGTTTTTTTTGATATACATAAATACAGTGATGCACTTAAAGATATAAATCAGGCTATCTCCCTTGAAAGCAATGAAGAGCTCTACTACGAATTACTGGCTCGTATTTATCAGAAAATGGGAAAAACAAGTCTGGCCTTAAATAGTGCACATCGAGCTGAAAGCTACAAAAACGATGATCCTGAATTGTTTTTATTACTTTCCAGGCTTTATTGGGAATTAAAGGATCTTGGAAAAGCTCAACAATACCTTGCCAAAGCTAAACAACTTGCCCCTATGCATTCAGAGGTGTTTTTGCTTCAGGGAGTATTTGATTCTGCCAAAGGAGATACTACTGCAGCGGTAAAATCTTTCAAAGTAGCCCTCGCTCAAGACCCGGAAAATGCCAAACCGTTTCAGGAGCTTGCTAAAATATACTTAGCAAGAAATAAAGAAGATTCTGCAATGTATTATGTTTTGGAAGGCAGATCTATTAATCCTAACAATCCATTTTTTACTTATTTTGAAGGGGTGGTTCTGGAATCAAAAGGTTTAAAAACAAGCTCACTCAGGGCATTTAGAAAAGCGATTCAGATGGACTCTACATTCTACCCTGCTTATTATCGTTTAGGAGTAGATGCATTCAATTCTGGAAGTTACACAGAAGCACAAAATTATTTTGCTCCACTAACCGATAAATCTGAGTTTAGCTTAAATTCCAATTTGTACATTGCGGAAATTTTAGAGAAGACTGGCCAGGGAGCCAAGGCAGTATCGTATTATGAAAATGTAAAATCTGAAGACACTACAAATGTTAAGGCAAAAGAAGCTTTAACCAGATTGTACAAATTATATCCCCCCGTAGTGAGGGCCCCGAAAATAGATTCTTCTGCTATTAAACCTGGGGTGAAAGCTCCGCTGACTGATACAGTAAAATCCGGAGTTAAAGCACCGAAAGTTGAAACTAAAAAAGATACAGCTAAGGTTAAGAAACCGAAACCAATTGTTCCTCAAGATACCACCCGTATAAAGAAGAACATACCACCTATAAGAAAAACTGATTCAATTAATAATATCGCCCCAGAGCGAAAAGATAGTTTAAAATGA
- a CDS encoding carboxymuconolactone decarboxylase family protein, with protein MTTITSDTLTTLLREVGVESIDNSTLTNIGEKYPKYLKDLRINISNGFNSPNLTKKESYLIAYGVAINEKNQVLIKGLESRSKEEGASDEEIAEIASCVSLLNANNVYYRFRHFTQKDFYTQTPAGIKMSIMASPVTGKEFFELVSLVISALNGCEMCVNAHEESLLKLNTSQSRILDSIRLGAVLKSLAAVL; from the coding sequence ATGACAACTATAACTTCAGATACACTGACAACACTTCTAAGAGAAGTTGGCGTCGAATCCATTGATAATAGTACATTAACAAACATAGGAGAAAAATATCCGAAATATCTCAAAGATTTAAGAATAAATATCAGCAATGGGTTTAATTCTCCAAACCTCACAAAAAAAGAGTCTTACTTAATTGCATATGGTGTAGCTATTAATGAAAAAAATCAAGTTCTTATAAAGGGACTTGAATCAAGGAGTAAAGAAGAAGGAGCTTCGGATGAAGAAATTGCAGAGATAGCGTCTTGTGTGTCCTTACTGAATGCAAACAATGTGTACTATCGTTTCAGACATTTCACCCAAAAGGACTTCTATACCCAGACGCCGGCGGGCATAAAAATGAGTATTATGGCATCACCTGTTACAGGTAAAGAATTCTTCGAACTTGTAAGCCTTGTAATCAGTGCCTTAAACGGCTGTGAAATGTGTGTCAATGCACACGAAGAATCACTCTTAAAACTAAATACCTCCCAATCCAGAATTCTTGATTCTATCAGATTAGGAGCAGTATTAAAAAGTCTTGCTGCTGTTCTGTAA